CCGCCCAGGGCCAGCCCCTGCAGCAGGCGGCACAGCACCACGATGATCGGCGCTGCGATGCCGATGGAGGCGTAGCTGGGCGTGGCCGCCAGTCCCAGCGTGCCCACCGTGATCAGGATCACGGTCAGGATCATGGCCGGCTTGCGGCCGGCGCGGTCGGCAAACGCGCCGATCAGCACGCCGCCCAGGGGCCGCGTGAAGAAGCCGACGCCGAAGGTGGCGACGGCCGCCAGCAGGCTGCCGAACTCGCCACCCACTGGGAAGAAGGCGCGGCCGATGTAGACGGCGAAGTAGGCGTAGATGACGAAGTCGTAGAACTCGAGCGCGTTGCCGGCGACGGCCGCGGCGATGGCCTTGCGGCTGACGCGCCCGGTGGGCTCGGCGGAAGCCGCGGCGCTGGCCAGCGGCGGCATGGTGGTGGCAGTCATGGTGTTGTCTCCGTGGTTGTGATTCAGGCAGCCAGGGGCAAGGGGCTGTCTTCCTGCAAGCCCTGCAGGGCTTGCGCGCAGGCCTCGCGGCCCTGTCGCCAGACGGCCTGCTTCCAGTCCGTGCTGTCGGGGTAGAAGGTTTCCTTCACCTCGCGGCGGATGGCGGCGGCCTGCGCCGGTTCGCCGCCCTGGCGATGAAGCCAGTGTTCCGCCCGCAGCGCGCCGGCCACCCGCTCCATCGGATAGGTGCCGTACTCCAGGCAGATGCCCAGGTGGCGCGCGCGAGGGCACTCCTCGTGCAGTGCGGTCTGGATCGGGCCGGTGAGCGGGATGCTCGCCGAGGAGCCGGTCGTGACCGAGGTGATCTGGCCCCACCAACGACCGGCACGTTCCAGCACGGCGGGATCGGGATCGAAGCTCGCGAAGATGCGCTCGCCGTGGCCAAAGGGGCCAAGGCCGGTGTGGATGTCGACTGAAGCCAACTGCTCCACGCCGGCGCCGTGCCTGCGGATCACTTCGCGGAAAGTGGCGTTGCTCCAGGCTGGCCCGAGGCCGCCATAGTGCAGGCCATCGGCATGGGTGTACTGGCCCAGCGCCATTGCGCGCTGCAGCCCGCGGGCGCCATGCTTCTCGCGATACGCGGCGAGCACGGCTTCATCCTCGGGCCGCGGCGGCCAGCCGGGCGGCAGCAGCGCGTCGTGGATCTCCGCATAGCCGGCGTTTTCAGGCAGCGGCTGGCCGAAGTCCACGAAGTTGCGGTTCAGGTCCACGTTTTCCTGGGTCGCGCGACGCAGGTGCGAGAAGCCATAGGGGTTGACCGCGTGCACGTACAGCACTGCCGTGTCGGCGCGCTGCGGGCGCAGGCCGTGCTCGCCCGTGTCCAGCAGGCCGGTCTGGATGCCCGAGCCGCAGAAGCCCTCGAGGCCGTGCACGCCACTGATCACCACCAGCAGGCGCGTGGCGTCGGCGGGACCGTCGCGGACGACGTCCATCGCGAGCGTCTCGCCTTCGGCGCCGGGCAGCATCAGCAGCTGGCTTTCGGCGGCCAGTCCCCGCCGCCGGGCGGCGTCCAGGAACTTGCGCCGCGCCTGCGCATAGCTGTCGCTGAAGAAGTTGATGATTTGCTCGTCCATTCCAGTCCTCAAAGCTGCGCCGCGTGGCGCATGCGCTGTTGCCGGCGTTCGCGGCAGGCCTCGCCGAAGGCAGCGAAGATCGACCGGCAGAACGCGCTGTCGTCGATGCGCATTTCGGGGTGCCACTGCACGGCGAGCGTGAACTGCGGCGCCGCGGAGATCGAGAAGGCTTCGACCAGGCCGTCCGGCGCGGTCGCCTCGACGCGCAGCCCGTCGCCGAGCCGCTCCACGCCCTGGTGGTGCAGCGAATTGACCATCGCTTGGTCCACACCAGCGATCCGGGCAAGCCGGCCGCCTGGCGCGATGTGGATGGCATGGCTGTCGTCGTACCAGCGCGGCACCGGCCGGCTGTGATCGCCTTCGCGGTGATCCAGCCGTCCCGGCTGCGCGTGCACCGCGGGCTCCAGCGTGCCGCCGTAGGCGACGTTCAGTTCCTGGAAGCCGCGGCAGACGGCCAGCACCGGCACGCCGGCGGCCACCAGCGCCGGCAGCAGCGGCAGGATGGCCGCGTCGCGGTCGCGG
Above is a window of Ramlibacter tataouinensis DNA encoding:
- a CDS encoding M14 family metallopeptidase, with the translated sequence MDEQIINFFSDSYAQARRKFLDAARRRGLAAESQLLMLPGAEGETLAMDVVRDGPADATRLLVVISGVHGLEGFCGSGIQTGLLDTGEHGLRPQRADTAVLYVHAVNPYGFSHLRRATQENVDLNRNFVDFGQPLPENAGYAEIHDALLPPGWPPRPEDEAVLAAYREKHGARGLQRAMALGQYTHADGLHYGGLGPAWSNATFREVIRRHGAGVEQLASVDIHTGLGPFGHGERIFASFDPDPAVLERAGRWWGQITSVTTGSSASIPLTGPIQTALHEECPRARHLGICLEYGTYPMERVAGALRAEHWLHRQGGEPAQAAAIRREVKETFYPDSTDWKQAVWRQGREACAQALQGLQEDSPLPLAA
- a CDS encoding gamma-glutamyl-gamma-aminobutyrate hydrolase family protein, which gives rise to MSSPTVAAPRALVAIATDRIDRHGHSAHAAFHGYVRAVAEASGALPLLLPSDAAVLDAGSLAASVDGVLLTGSPSNVDPTRYDAAPPHAGMQLDRDRDAAILPLLPALVAAGVPVLAVCRGFQELNVAYGGTLEPAVHAQPGRLDHREGDHSRPVPRWYDDSHAIHIAPGGRLARIAGVDQAMVNSLHHQGVERLGDGLRVEATAPDGLVEAFSISAAPQFTLAVQWHPEMRIDDSAFCRSIFAAFGEACRERRQQRMRHAAQL